The stretch of DNA TGCGAAATAAGGAAGGGGAAGTGTTCGTCGATCCATCTGGTAAGAAGAATGGTAGAGGAGCGTATCTTTCCAAAGATAAAGAAGTAATTGAACAAGCAAAACAAACAAAAATTTTGAATCGAACTTTTCAAACAGAGGTTGATGAATCTCTTTACGAAGATTTGTTGCAAGTAGTAGAAGGCACGTATCATGAATCCTAATTACCTAAACGTTCTTGGGCTTGCAGTACGCGCGCGGAAATGTGCATTTGGTGAAGAGATAATCTTAAAAGAAGTTCGTTCTAACCGTGCACAATTGGTCTTATTAGCAAGTGATATCGGACCTCAAACGAAAAAAAAGATAACGGACAAATGTAATTATTATCAAGTTCCGTTTCGATTTGTTGATGATCGTGATACTATATCACATTCAATCGGAAAGACCCATAGAGTAGCTGTCGCTATTTTAGATGCAGGCTTTGCCAAGAAGCTCATATCTCTCATTGGGGAATAAATTCGGGGGTGAACGTATGAGTAAAATACGTATATATGAATATGCAAAACAAAATAATTTAGCAAGTAAAGATGTAATTAACTTCTTAAAAACGGAAAATGTAGAAGTATCAAATCATATGTCTGCAATTTCTGATGAAGTTGTTAAAAAACTAGATAATAAATTTAAGGCAAAACCAGAGAATGCT from Oceanobacillus iheyensis HTE831 encodes:
- the rnpM gene encoding RNase P modulator RnpM, with the translated sequence MVKKKKIPERKCIVTNEMRPKKELIRVVRNKEGEVFVDPSGKKNGRGAYLSKDKEVIEQAKQTKILNRTFQTEVDESLYEDLLQVVEGTYHES
- a CDS encoding YlxQ family RNA-binding protein; this translates as MNPNYLNVLGLAVRARKCAFGEEIILKEVRSNRAQLVLLASDIGPQTKKKITDKCNYYQVPFRFVDDRDTISHSIGKTHRVAVAILDAGFAKKLISLIGE